The Vibrio fortis DNA segment TTAGGTCGGGCGCTTCTCTTACTGGAATAAAGAATACAAACGGTAGCACCAGCAGTACAGATGCCCACATGCTGCCATGTGCATTGCTGAATGCTTCTACTTTTGGTGCCGTTTTGGTGTAGTTAGAGGCGATGCCATAGCTCAGTGCTGCGCCGACAGCTGCACCAATAGGAATGATCGCTTCGCTGCCAATATTGACCGCATCCCACCCAACTAGAATGCCCACACCTGCGACGCCGAGTCCAAGCCCAAGAACAACGCGTTTTTCGAGCGGGGTCTTGGTCCAAACTGCGCCAATAATGGCTGCCCATATTGGGGCGGTAGAGTTAAGAATCGACAAGGTTGAGGCATTAAGCGTCTGTGCCGCGTAGGCAAACAACAGAAAAGGCAGCGCCGTATTAAATAATCCCAGAATAAAGAAGTGCCGGGTATGTTCGGTAAACTTGAGTGTTTTCTTGAGGTAAATCGATACGATCAATAGCGTCAGCGCCGCAAA contains these protein-coding regions:
- a CDS encoding DMT family transporter, which gives rise to MLSFAKLLILASIWGGSFLFMRIAATPLGPAMLIEARVLFAALTLLIVSIYLKKTLKFTEHTRHFFILGLFNTALPFLLFAYAAQTLNASTLSILNSTAPIWAAIIGAVWTKTPLEKRVVLGLGLGVAGVGILVGWDAVNIGSEAIIPIGAAVGAALSYGIASNYTKTAPKVEAFSNAHGSMWASVLLVLPFVFFIPVREAPDLTIATSVILLGAVCTGLAYLLYFNLINELGPSPALSVTFLIPVFGILWGHLFLGEHIGINTIFGSVFVIIGTMLVTGLSPYAMLQAAKRRRAKQPS